The genomic stretch AACAGGTGCAACTCatgtaaaatgattttgaaatcacaaagcaaaaagagaaaaggaaaaatactattGTGTCCCACTCTCTCATACCCAAATTCTTAAAAGCAgccaaattgttaaaaaaaaaaaaaatctccctctctcgctcgctctctctctctctctctctctcacacacacacacacacacacacacacacacatttaaaaagttgcCAGATGGCTCAGTGATGCAAAACCAGTGATGGAGAATATTCATCTGAGGCCTGTTTTCATCTTTGTGATAGAATTCTCGGTTGTTTGAATCAAATTGCTTTGAAACAAATTGTTTTTGAACAAAGCAACTTTGGATGGGGGTCTCTTCGCCCGTCTTCCCAAAGGGCTCGCCCAGCCGTGCCCCCCTTCTGCCGCACCCCGAGGCTGGGCTTGGGACAGCTTGTGGCATGGGACACAGGGGGGCCCAGCTGGGATGGGTCTCCAGGCTGGGGCTGAGCCTCCCTCCACCTGGCCTCCTCTGCTCCGTCTGGACACACAGAGCAACGAAAGCGTCAAATGTCAAAGGTCCCGTTTATTCCAGCAACCCGGAAAGAACGAGcgtaaataaaaaaagaaaccgaTCCATGCACTCAACTCttagtggggggcagggaggcggggCATGGAgtgagggagtggggaaggagtgggaaacaaggagggaggggaagaaggaagggagagacagagaggcagacagggaaaGAACTGGAGAGTAGATCAATGAAAAGAGACGGACACtaataaaaaggcagaaagagtGAAGGATCAAAATTCGAGaccaacaaaggagaaaagacacagacagaatGCACTAAGAGAAACGGGGAGGCAGAGAACGAAAGCCCGGCCAAacgggagggagaggaaaaaaaacgtACGGGACAGGGGAGAGCGAGGGCAGGACGGAGACAAAGAGTAAGGGACACGGGTGGGGCAGAAGGGCCCCGGCCCTCGTGTGGCAGCCTGAGCCACCGCGGCCCCTAGGGGTCCCCGGCGGTGCTGATGACGTGGAAGAGGGTGACGTTGTAGAGCACCTGGTGGCCGTTGTTCCAGGTGTAGAGGGCCCGCTCCCGGGGGTTGTAATCCAGCATGGAGATGTGGGAGTACTGGTTGTGGAAGGGCACGTCCGTGTACTCGTAACTGGACGTGTTGGTGAAGTAGGCGAAGTAGACCTTGGCCCCGGCCAGGTGGGAGTTGGTCACGTAGAGCACGCCACAGATCATGAAGGCCTCGCCAGCGCTGCGCTTGGGGTAGCCGGTGTCCCAGGACCGCACGACCTCGAGGGTGTGCGGGTCCAGCCGGCTGACCACGATGTTGCCCGCGTTCTGGTTGGTGGTGTAGACGGCCCAGAGCCCGCTCTCGTCCACCATGAAGTCCATGTCCGAGAAGCCGCCCCAGGAGTAGGGGAAGGTGTTGTTGTAGCCGGCCCCCGGGAGGCTCCTCTGCACCAGCACGGAGCGCGAGCGGAAGTGGTACTTGACCACCACGTTGCTCTGGTACTTGTTGTAGAACAGGGAGCCGTTGTATACCACGTGGCCCGTGCCCGCCCACGGCTGGGGCAGCAGGTGCTGGATAAAGTTCTGGCCTTTGATGAAGTCTCCCAGAGTGCGGAACTCCAAGACCCGCCGGCCCTTGTAGTAGCCATCCATGTACCAGACCTACGAGAGAGCCGCTGGTCGCTGCGGGACCACCACCAGGGACCCGAAGGCCCCAGCAACCACACGGGAACCACCCACGGTCATTAGGGATCAGCAGTCGCTGAGTGGCCATCAGTCAGCCGTGGGATGTCCGGTGACCCTTCATGACCCCTCAGAGCCCCAGTAGCGGGATCGTTCGGTCGGGACCCGCCACCGGTCTTAAGACAGACACCGAGTGGATGGTGTTTGCTACCTAAGGATCAGGGGAAGTTGCAGCCCCTGGTGACTCTCGGGGCCCAGGAATTCACCGGTCATCGGAGACGGGACGGTGAGCGGTTACCGGACAGCCCTCGGGTGATGAGGTCAGTTGCGCTCACTGCCGGTGGGCAACCCCTGTAGCCACAAGATGGCCCTCCCTGGGGCAGACTGCTGGGCTAATAAGCACTTTAAAACCCTTAATGCCAACGGCATCACGACCATTTTGAAGATAAGGAAATCGAGGCTCAGAGACCTTAAGGAACCTGCCCAAGATTCTCTAAGAATTGGTGGCAGCGGGATGCACATCCAAGTGTGATTCCCCATCCCAACTTCCTAACCCCTTGGTTGGACCTCATAATCCCTGGGAGGCCAGTGATCATCGTGAGGCACTGGCTGTTCACCACCTCTCATCCGGGACACTCAGTGGCCACCTCGTGACCAGTATCAGTCACTAGGGCAGTTAATGGATGGTTCCGGTTAATGGGTCAGAGGTGATAGGCAGTCGTGACCATGGGGACCACCAGAAGTCCAAAGGTCAACAGACTTGGCGATTTTCAGGGCTGGAAGGCCTTTGGTCACCTGATGGTTACGAGACAGTCAAGGGGAGGGTCAAGGGCCCCGGAGATCTTACGACACTTGAGGCTACAAGAGAAGAATTGGTGTGGAATTGCTGGGCACCTGTGGGTGGTCACAGGCTGTCTCCCCAGGCTCTGACCCCTGGGGTGGGCACAGTCACTCACCCGGCTGTCCGCACTGGGGGCCATCGTGTCAGTCATCCAGGAGCCGAAGCGGGATCCCATGGCCCGAACGGTGATAGGGTTACTGACCCCAGTCAGCTTCCCACAGCCTGGGAGGCAGGAACAGGGCCGATGAGGGTGGAGAATGGGAAGAGGCAGGGCAAGGACGGTGTGGTTCGATCAAACTGGGAAGAGCTGGGACCAGGGCTGAGGGAGGAGCCAGAAATCTGGTCCCAAGATGGAGTCAGGTTGAGGGTTAGAGActggaagtcaagagtcagggCCATTTCCAGTTTCTGGGTCTATTTTGGGCCTTGAGTAGGGAAGTCAAAGGTCAAAGTTCAGAAGTTGGAGGTCAAAACCGTGTCCAGCTTCTGGGCACACGGTTGGCATTAGGGTTGGGCGTGCAAGTCAGGGGTCAAAGTCAAGGGTCAAGGCATACCCAGCTTCTGGGCGCAGGCATGGAGCCTGGCCTCCAGGGCCATCACCCGCCGCTGCAAGTCCTCGTAGCCGTAGGCGCCCATCTCCTCCTGGATGGCAGCAAGGCTGCTGGAGAGATTCCGTACTTCTTCCCGCAGGCGCACGATGGTCCGCGTGTCCGCCTTGTACTGCTCCAGGACTGAGCTCAGGGGCAGCAGCTCCGACATCCTGTCCTTCAGTTCCTGCCCGCCAACACGGAACCCTCACTGATCCTAGCCCCTGACCTTTGACCCAGGCCTGACCCCAACCTTTGACCCATAGCTTCacgccttatttatttttttttttttttgagagagagagagagagagctcacacgcatgagcaggggagcgacagagaggaaaagagagagaatcccaagaaggctctgtgccatcagcacagagcccgatgcagggctcgaactcacaaaacgagatcatgtcctgagctgagagtcggacacttaaccgactgagccacccaggcaccccctcaccCCTTATCTTTGATGCACCCCTAGCTCTTGACGTTTGGTCCCTACTAGACCCTAGATCCCAGCCTACCCTTGGTCCTCCTCAGACATGACTACTCTCAGAAGTAATGGGCGCTGATCCCAATTCTTTCCTCGGCTCCTGACCTGACCCAGAAGGACCTACCTGGAAGCTCTTGGCCGAGAGGGACCCATCGGCCGCCCGGAGTCGTGCGTCCAGGCTTCTCATGAGGGTCTCCATGCTGCGCACGTACTGGAGGTCACGGTACGTCCGCAGCTCAAGGACCTCCATGGACTGGGAGACGTTCTGGACCTAGGAGCTTGGGAGGGTTAGGGAGAGCCAGActcctgccctccccgcccccctgagATGCCACAGACCGGGCCTGACGGAGCCAGAGGCCAAACACCCAGCCAAAGGGCTCCCCTGCTCTTACCAGCAACCTCCCAATGACATGCCCAGGCGATCCGTCagctcccacctctctcccctgcctccctgcctccctgtctccctgcttgcactgtggCCCCCAGCAGTCAGTTCTTCACACGGCAGCCAGAGGCAGCTTTGCGAAAGGAACACGGGATCACCCTCCCCTGCAGGCCCTGCGGGctggtcctccctcctcccctgcctcctcttcATGTCCTCCCACTGCGGCCACCAGCCCCCTTTCCTCTGACAGACTCGAAGCTCCAGCCCTCTGCCTCCTTCAGGTGGGGTCCTCACAGGCAGGCCCCGCGTCTAGCTTGTCCACAGCTAAATCACCGGGGCCCGGCGCTGGCCTAAACTAGATGCTCAGCAAGTACTTTCCAGCTTCCCTTGCCCCAGCCTCTCCTAACCCAGAGTGAGGACCCCCAGCTCCCACTTCTCCCTGCCTAAGGTGAACTCAGACGATCCTGGCTGCTTGTCACAACACACACTCTCCTGAACCCCTTGTTCACATGACACTTGGAAGGTCTCAGAAACCTAACGGCCTGACGCCCACCCCGACGCCACAGAACGTTTTTAGAGCCATCGTCAACAATCAGGGGATGCCACACGGATGTCCCAAACTGGCGGGGAGGGCAGTTCCGGTGTCGCG from Prionailurus viverrinus isolate Anna chromosome A2, UM_Priviv_1.0, whole genome shotgun sequence encodes the following:
- the OLFM2 gene encoding noelin-2 isoform X1; translated protein: MSVPLLKIGAVLSTMAMVTNWMSQTLPSLVGLNGTVSRAGASEKITLFQSPEEGWQLYTSAQAPDGKCICTAVIPAQSTCSRDGRSRELRQLMGKVQNVSQSMEVLELRTYRDLQYVRSMETLMRSLDARLRAADGSLSAKSFQELKDRMSELLPLSSVLEQYKADTRTIVRLREEVRNLSSSLAAIQEEMGAYGYEDLQRRVMALEARLHACAQKLGCGKLTGVSNPITVRAMGSRFGSWMTDTMAPSADSRVWYMDGYYKGRRVLEFRTLGDFIKGQNFIQHLLPQPWAGTGHVVYNGSLFYNKYQSNVVVKYHFRSRSVLVQRSLPGAGYNNTFPYSWGGFSDMDFMVDESGLWAVYTTNQNAGNIVVSRLDPHTLEVVRSWDTGYPKRSAGEAFMICGVLYVTNSHLAGAKVYFAYFTNTSSYEYTDVPFHNQYSHISMLDYNPRERALYTWNNGHQVLYNVTLFHVISTAGDP
- the OLFM2 gene encoding noelin-2 isoform X2; the protein is MWPLTVPPPPPPPPLLLLLLCSGLAGQTLFQSPEEGWQLYTSAQAPDGKCICTAVIPAQSTCSRDGRSRELRQLMGKVQNVSQSMEVLELRTYRDLQYVRSMETLMRSLDARLRAADGSLSAKSFQELKDRMSELLPLSSVLEQYKADTRTIVRLREEVRNLSSSLAAIQEEMGAYGYEDLQRRVMALEARLHACAQKLGCGKLTGVSNPITVRAMGSRFGSWMTDTMAPSADSRVWYMDGYYKGRRVLEFRTLGDFIKGQNFIQHLLPQPWAGTGHVVYNGSLFYNKYQSNVVVKYHFRSRSVLVQRSLPGAGYNNTFPYSWGGFSDMDFMVDESGLWAVYTTNQNAGNIVVSRLDPHTLEVVRSWDTGYPKRSAGEAFMICGVLYVTNSHLAGAKVYFAYFTNTSSYEYTDVPFHNQYSHISMLDYNPRERALYTWNNGHQVLYNVTLFHVISTAGDP